The following coding sequences lie in one Flavobacterium sediminis genomic window:
- a CDS encoding PAS domain S-box protein has protein sequence MTQSYCLLFNLINGVEISSVQASLCFVLSFFSFIKLSIFYKYLVIYLFSFIVISIFFARIWNKSTKFKFRNSILLETHDAAEFNTYFLYLGLIFPSVEIFHQIFGSTNHYKLIDSLVLGGICLFFFYLTSKKQFIKYSQTLFTVCFLAYYATTIYNLVFYKIDFITFSEYLLLLFFSFNIFKQIKIYFLFISLSFLFLLGLLYLKPGETIPLIALINSIFIILVINFARRLNIIHTNEKLFLSNEIINNANSLIIATDKLGNLVYCNDSISKILGYTPEEVMGDNFWKLTQDTDFKNVDYNQKFKPNTIYNRKLRCKNGEIKYIQWSDFKYNDNLFVASGQDITSKILIENKYYEFVKNARDIIYETDKYGVITYCNDFTFQLTGYESHELIGKHYSNFIRDDYKKTIENYYISNGVENAEIEILEFPILAKNGTSIWVSQKISIQRNEYGKITGYSSIMRDITFTKSVEMEEKRRLDRITHLNQISNKLSTLDFLKFESLSQLLKHITKEASIGLEIERVSLWENFDDHISLENLYIHKEKKHSTDLKLFKDKFPNYFSSIDSMPIVIASDASKNPYTREFYNSYFKSYNITSLLDLPIYISGKLTAILCFEATDKIRNWTHEDINFAKTVSEIIALAIQTFKRKEAESQIIYKNKILTAIAEVTSKLLVKKEYNQILDSSVEVIAKTLNVNRLYYFENDLNSNLLSQKFEWVSSPELAEINNPDLQNVPHNTFPTLMRKLLKNENFEAIVQELEPSNLKEILLAQQIKSILIIPLFYKSTFFGFLGFDDCYVERKWSSEEMNILRTLANNISATIARINNERIIKENEDKFKLLANNIPAGVYLVRFDENRSKIYLNNEIERLTGYSKEDFLSNKIKLSDLYHPEDKEAALEEISLSVKNKTPFHITSRIIKKDNSIIWIEEFGEAIFIDGNIEYIEGVVLDITERKNIEEAILAKEVAEKSNKAKSEFLANMSHEIRTPLNGIIGFSKLLLNTETTGVQKQYLETVNQSAETLLNVVNDILDISKIEAGKLLLENSKIDIHSVVNESVDMLKFNAHQKGLEILINIHEDIKCNIWTDEIRLKQILQNLLSNAIKFTLKGEIEIEISNVEENPDQEFSKIMFSIKDTGIGIKPENKTKILEAFSQEDTSTTRNFGGTGLGLSITNNLLKLMDSELIIESEPNKGSTFSFILNVKAEKCKTHFILVNNQFKDTLIIEDNPRVAAIIQRIFNSFDIRNTVATDKDTLCETIANSNYDLILLDYEYLGDKLTAKIIKNNPNIKCIVMHNATTNFPEIKNFKNGSSIIKPIKLNILQNYLNKINNENEPIIIPVSEEKNKSNSTIDLLIVEDNKINLLLTKTLISKSFPNIIIHEAHNGLEALKKFKQVNPKVTLMDIQMPVMNGYEATVEIRKINPRAIIIALTAGIIAGEKEKCMDIGMKDFIIKPIDKKIFKNTLQKWLKTLER, from the coding sequence TTTATCTTTTTTCATTTATTGTTATCTCTATTTTCTTTGCCCGAATATGGAATAAGTCTACAAAATTCAAATTCAGAAACAGTATTCTGTTAGAAACGCATGACGCTGCTGAATTCAACACTTACTTTCTGTATTTAGGTCTTATTTTCCCTTCTGTTGAAATTTTCCATCAGATCTTTGGCAGCACTAACCATTACAAGCTTATCGACTCTCTTGTTCTTGGCGGAATTTGTCTTTTCTTTTTTTATCTTACTTCCAAGAAACAATTCATAAAGTATTCCCAAACGCTATTTACAGTTTGTTTTTTAGCTTATTATGCTACAACTATCTATAATTTAGTATTCTATAAAATTGATTTCATCACTTTTTCAGAATATCTTCTATTGCTTTTTTTCTCTTTCAATATTTTCAAACAAATAAAAATATACTTTTTATTCATTTCTCTGTCTTTTCTGTTTTTGTTGGGACTTTTATACCTGAAACCGGGTGAAACAATACCGCTTATAGCCTTAATCAATTCGATCTTTATCATATTAGTCATCAACTTTGCCCGAAGACTTAATATCATTCACACAAACGAGAAGTTATTTCTCTCAAATGAGATTATCAATAATGCGAATTCATTAATCATTGCTACAGATAAATTAGGAAATCTGGTTTATTGCAACGATTCAATCTCTAAAATTCTAGGCTATACACCGGAAGAGGTAATGGGAGATAATTTTTGGAAACTGACACAGGATACCGATTTTAAAAATGTTGATTACAATCAAAAATTTAAGCCTAACACTATTTACAATCGGAAATTACGATGTAAGAACGGAGAAATCAAATACATTCAATGGTCTGACTTCAAATACAACGACAATCTTTTTGTTGCCAGCGGACAGGACATTACGTCTAAAATCCTCATTGAGAATAAATACTATGAATTTGTTAAAAATGCCCGAGATATTATTTATGAAACAGACAAATATGGTGTTATAACGTATTGTAACGACTTTACGTTTCAACTTACAGGATATGAATCTCATGAACTAATAGGTAAGCACTATAGCAATTTTATAAGAGACGATTATAAAAAAACCATCGAGAATTACTACATCAGTAACGGAGTAGAGAATGCAGAAATAGAAATTCTGGAATTTCCTATTCTAGCTAAGAACGGAACAAGTATTTGGGTTTCTCAAAAAATCTCCATTCAAAGAAATGAATATGGCAAAATTACCGGATATTCTTCTATAATGCGGGATATCACGTTTACAAAGTCTGTAGAAATGGAGGAGAAACGACGCTTAGACCGCATCACTCACCTCAATCAGATTTCAAATAAATTATCAACGCTTGATTTTCTGAAATTTGAAAGCCTGAGTCAATTATTAAAACACATCACTAAAGAGGCCTCCATAGGTTTAGAAATTGAACGCGTAAGCCTTTGGGAAAACTTTGATGACCACATCAGTTTAGAAAATCTATACATCCACAAAGAGAAAAAGCATTCAACAGATCTTAAATTATTTAAGGATAAATTTCCGAATTATTTTAGCTCAATTGATTCAATGCCTATAGTAATTGCTTCTGATGCGTCTAAAAACCCATATACCCGAGAATTTTACAACTCTTATTTTAAGAGTTATAACATTACCTCACTTTTAGATCTTCCCATTTACATTTCCGGAAAATTAACTGCGATTTTATGTTTTGAGGCTACTGACAAAATCAGAAACTGGACACATGAAGACATTAATTTTGCAAAGACAGTTTCTGAGATCATTGCATTAGCAATACAAACTTTTAAACGAAAAGAAGCGGAAAGTCAGATCATCTATAAAAACAAAATATTAACTGCTATAGCAGAGGTTACCAGCAAACTTTTGGTAAAAAAAGAATACAATCAGATTCTGGATTCCTCTGTTGAAGTTATTGCAAAGACATTAAATGTAAACCGCTTATATTACTTTGAAAATGATCTGAACAGTAATTTACTGAGTCAAAAATTTGAATGGGTTTCTTCCCCTGAACTTGCTGAGATCAACAATCCTGATCTACAGAATGTTCCTCACAATACATTTCCTACCTTGATGCGCAAATTGCTAAAAAATGAAAATTTTGAAGCCATTGTACAGGAATTGGAACCAAGTAATCTGAAAGAAATACTTTTAGCTCAACAAATCAAATCGATCTTGATCATTCCTCTTTTTTACAAGAGTACCTTTTTCGGTTTCTTGGGTTTTGACGACTGCTATGTGGAACGGAAATGGTCTTCAGAAGAAATGAACATTCTTAGAACATTAGCTAACAATATATCGGCAACCATTGCCCGTATTAATAATGAAAGGATTATAAAAGAAAATGAAGATAAATTTAAGCTCTTAGCCAACAATATCCCTGCAGGTGTCTATCTCGTTCGATTTGACGAGAACCGTTCTAAAATATACTTAAACAATGAAATTGAAAGACTTACCGGCTATAGCAAAGAAGATTTTCTAAGTAACAAGATCAAACTTTCGGATCTGTACCATCCGGAAGATAAAGAAGCGGCTTTAGAAGAGATCAGCCTTAGTGTAAAAAATAAAACTCCGTTTCATATTACAAGTCGAATCATAAAAAAAGACAACAGCATTATATGGATCGAAGAATTTGGCGAAGCCATCTTTATTGACGGAAACATAGAATATATTGAAGGAGTAGTCTTAGACATTACAGAAAGAAAAAATATTGAAGAAGCTATTTTGGCTAAAGAAGTTGCTGAAAAATCAAATAAAGCAAAATCTGAATTTTTAGCCAATATGAGCCACGAAATCCGTACTCCGCTCAACGGAATCATAGGGTTTAGTAAACTATTGCTCAACACTGAAACGACCGGAGTACAAAAACAATACTTAGAGACTGTAAATCAATCTGCAGAAACACTTTTAAATGTGGTAAATGACATTCTGGACATTTCAAAAATTGAGGCTGGAAAATTACTTTTGGAAAACAGTAAAATCGACATCCATTCTGTGGTTAACGAATCTGTTGATATGCTCAAGTTCAATGCCCACCAGAAAGGTCTGGAAATCCTGATCAATATCCACGAAGACATAAAATGCAACATCTGGACCGATGAAATACGATTGAAACAGATCCTGCAAAACTTGCTTAGCAATGCGATAAAGTTTACTTTAAAAGGTGAAATTGAAATTGAAATTTCAAATGTAGAAGAAAATCCCGATCAGGAATTTTCCAAAATAATGTTCAGCATTAAAGATACGGGCATAGGAATAAAACCGGAAAACAAGACTAAAATATTAGAAGCTTTTTCTCAGGAAGACACCTCCACAACTCGTAATTTCGGAGGAACCGGACTGGGATTATCCATTACTAATAATCTTTTGAAATTAATGGACAGCGAACTGATTATTGAAAGCGAACCTAACAAGGGCAGTACATTCAGTTTTATTCTTAATGTAAAAGCTGAAAAATGCAAAACTCATTTTATATTAGTCAATAATCAATTTAAAGATACATTAATCATAGAAGACAATCCGCGTGTTGCGGCTATCATTCAACGTATATTCAATTCATTTGACATCAGAAACACCGTTGCAACCGACAAAGACACATTATGCGAAACCATTGCCAACTCAAATTACGACCTGATCTTATTAGATTATGAATATCTAGGGGATAAATTAACCGCAAAAATCATCAAAAACAATCCGAATATTAAGTGTATTGTTATGCATAATGCAACTACGAACTTTCCTGAGATCAAAAATTTCAAAAACGGTTCTTCAATCATAAAACCGATAAAGCTTAATATCCTCCAAAATTACCTGAACAAAATAAATAATGAAAATGAACCGATCATTATTCCTGTTTCTGAAGAAAAAAACAAATCAAACAGTACAATAGACCTATTAATAGTAGAAGACAACAAGATCAATTTACTACTCACCAAAACACTTATATCTAAAAGCTTCCCTAATATCATTATTCACGAAGCACATAACGGATTAGAAGCGCTAAAAAAATTCAAACAAGTTAACCCTAAAGTCACTTTAATGGACATCCAAATGCCTGTTATGAATGGTTATGAGGCAACTGTTGAGATCAGAAAAATTAATCCGAGGGCAATAATTATTGCTCTTACTGCCGGAATCATTGCCGGTGAAAAAGAAAAATGCATGGACATTGGCATGAAGGATTTCATCATAAAACCTATTGACAAAAAAATATTTAAAAACACACTTCAAAAGTGGCTTAAAACTTTAGAACGCTAA
- a CDS encoding hydroxymethylglutaryl-CoA reductase, degradative, which produces MSKLTCKMTQNIKGFSKLTKEEKINWIAQTYFSNPAEAKTVITQYWNNNEELQKLHDEFIENTLTNFYLPYGVAPNFLINGKSYTIPMAIEESSVVAAASKAAKFWSERSGFKTTIIDTEKIGQVHFLFDGNADELEAFFDCIKAKFWIDTDEFTKNMQKRGGGIVNIQLINKTHELEHYYQLHATFNTKDSMGANFINTCLEQFAKTLVNEAQEYTPFLKENRTIQVIMSILSNYVPNCLVRVEVSSPVDNMSDDKSIEGKEFAEKFATAVKIAEIEPYRAVTHNKGIMNGIDAVVIATGNDFRAIEAGVHAFAGKDGQYSSLSHAKIENGIFTFWMDIPLALGTIGGLTSLHPLVKFSLEMLGKPSAEELMQIIAAAGLAQNFAAVRSLTTTGIQKGHMKMHIMNILNQHHATKEEKLQVLEYFKDTTISHSLVVDYLESLRS; this is translated from the coding sequence ATTTCTAAATTAACGTGCAAAATGACCCAAAACATAAAAGGCTTTTCCAAACTTACAAAAGAGGAAAAAATCAACTGGATTGCTCAAACTTATTTTTCCAATCCGGCAGAAGCCAAAACAGTAATTACACAATACTGGAACAACAATGAGGAACTTCAAAAACTTCACGACGAATTTATCGAAAACACCTTAACTAATTTTTATTTACCTTATGGTGTGGCACCTAATTTCCTTATTAACGGAAAGAGCTACACAATCCCTATGGCTATTGAAGAAAGTTCTGTCGTAGCTGCAGCTTCTAAAGCGGCCAAGTTTTGGAGTGAAAGAAGCGGTTTTAAAACTACCATCATTGACACCGAAAAAATCGGTCAGGTTCATTTTTTATTTGACGGAAACGCAGATGAGTTAGAAGCCTTTTTTGATTGTATAAAAGCAAAATTCTGGATCGACACGGATGAATTCACCAAGAATATGCAAAAAAGAGGTGGAGGAATTGTCAATATTCAGTTAATCAATAAAACACACGAATTAGAGCACTACTATCAACTTCATGCTACTTTCAACACAAAAGACAGCATGGGAGCTAATTTTATCAACACCTGCTTAGAACAATTTGCTAAGACGTTAGTGAACGAAGCTCAGGAATATACTCCTTTCCTAAAAGAAAACCGGACAATCCAGGTTATTATGAGTATCTTAAGCAATTATGTCCCGAATTGCTTGGTTCGCGTAGAAGTATCGAGCCCCGTTGATAATATGAGTGATGATAAAAGTATTGAAGGAAAAGAATTTGCAGAGAAATTTGCAACAGCAGTCAAAATTGCCGAAATAGAACCTTATAGAGCCGTTACTCACAACAAAGGTATTATGAACGGTATTGATGCTGTGGTTATCGCTACCGGAAATGATTTCAGAGCGATAGAAGCCGGAGTACATGCCTTTGCCGGTAAAGACGGACAATATTCTAGTTTATCTCATGCTAAAATAGAAAACGGAATCTTCACTTTCTGGATGGATATTCCACTTGCTTTAGGTACCATCGGAGGTCTAACTTCCCTGCATCCCTTAGTAAAGTTCTCTCTTGAAATGTTAGGCAAACCATCAGCAGAAGAACTTATGCAAATTATAGCTGCTGCCGGTCTGGCACAGAATTTTGCTGCCGTTCGATCCTTAACCACTACAGGTATTCAAAAAGGGCACATGAAAATGCACATCATGAACATTCTGAATCAACATCACGCCACTAAAGAAGAAAAATTACAAGTCTTGGAATACTTTAAAGACACTACTATTTCTCACAGTCTGGTTGTTGATTATTTAGAAAGTTTAAGAAGCTGA
- a CDS encoding GYDIA family GHMP kinase, whose product MEIKKYYSNGKLLFTGEYLVLDGAKALAVPTKYGQTLEIASADQNQIEWTSYDADQSIWFQDILLFEDIIKKRKSDDYSGVKNKLIEILYQAYKQNPAYIDENNGFKIETHLTFPRLWGLGTSSTLINNIAQWLQIDAFELLRKSFGGSGYDVACAQSDAPIIYYLENDEPHFKKVNFNPPFKENIHFVYLNKKQSSTAAITQYFAKEHSHSKVFSKINKITFDALDCQDGRDFALLMEKHQALMSDVLETETVKEKLFPDFKGVIKSLGAWGGDFVMVISKDDPTEYFNTKGFSTILNYSEMVL is encoded by the coding sequence ATGGAAATAAAAAAATATTATAGTAACGGGAAATTACTTTTTACAGGTGAATATTTAGTCCTTGACGGAGCCAAAGCATTAGCTGTTCCTACAAAATACGGACAAACCTTAGAAATTGCATCTGCTGACCAAAACCAAATTGAATGGACCAGTTATGACGCCGATCAAAGTATCTGGTTTCAAGACATTCTTTTATTTGAAGATATTATTAAAAAAAGAAAATCGGATGATTACTCTGGTGTAAAAAATAAACTGATAGAGATTTTGTATCAGGCTTACAAACAAAATCCTGCTTATATTGACGAAAATAACGGTTTTAAAATAGAAACACACTTAACCTTTCCCAGACTATGGGGACTGGGAACTTCTTCAACGCTTATAAATAATATTGCACAATGGTTACAAATAGACGCTTTTGAACTATTAAGAAAAAGTTTTGGCGGTAGCGGATATGATGTTGCCTGCGCACAAAGTGATGCTCCTATAATTTATTATCTGGAAAACGATGAGCCACATTTTAAAAAGGTAAATTTTAACCCGCCATTTAAAGAAAACATACACTTTGTATACCTCAACAAAAAACAAAGTAGCACAGCAGCTATCACACAATATTTTGCTAAAGAGCATAGCCACAGCAAAGTTTTCTCCAAAATAAACAAAATTACTTTTGATGCTTTAGACTGTCAGGACGGACGTGATTTTGCTCTTTTAATGGAAAAACATCAGGCTTTAATGAGTGATGTTCTGGAAACTGAAACAGTAAAAGAAAAGTTATTTCCTGACTTCAAAGGTGTGATTAAAAGTTTGGGAGCTTGGGGTGGTGATTTCGTGATGGTAATCAGCAAAGATGATCCTACCGAATATTTTAACACTAAAGGGTTCAGCACCATACTCAACTATAGTGAAATGGTTTTATAA
- a CDS encoding T9SS-dependent M36 family metallopeptidase: MKKTLQFFVLFSVGLVTFAQDYNSKVQEYLNTNRQKLGLSQSDVNDWFVESTANSEATGITNYYVKQNYQGVEVFNSVSNFWIKNDAVINADVKFVQNLSSKINTATPVVDVLEAFNYAHQNLGENAVSHQVLDYNGGRIVLSNGNLDDSATAKIVYASVNDYLHLAWDLTYYSQDYKHLWSVRIDAVNGELLEKHDWVISCDFKGCADPEHHHDSQNFFSYKKMFNVPTTTLLSESSTYNVLPFEIESPNHGSRQLLSSPYDLVASPYGWHDINQIDGAEYTYTRGNNVFAQEDQNGNNGNGNYPDGGASLVFDFPYGGIGVAATTYTDAATTNLFYMNNIMHDVWYHYGFNEVNGNFQKNNYGNGGTTTFFGDFVYADAQDGSGTNNANFSTPVDGSSPRMQMYLWDVGPVPYYLTINSPSSIAGDYYAADNAFDPGHIDLPALPGLTTDLVLYQDATPDNTDACETAVNAAQLAGKIVVIRRGTCNFTVKVLNAQNAGAAAVIIVNNDTANPNQYVNMSGADAGITIPAVFVTYNIGEALIAEMASGTVNATLKNDDVTFINSDGDFDNGVIAHEYTHGISTRLTGGASNSSCLQSSEQMGEGWSDWAALMMQVQAGDQPTDVKGIATFLYSEPTNGTGIRQYPYSTDMSIDPLTFGDTNGMWYTYNGSDYIDVHSVGTVWATMLWDLTWAYIDKYGFDPDKYNGTGGNNKVMQLVLDAMKLQPCNPSFVSGRDAIIAADQATTGGEDYCMIWEVFARRGLGVNASSGTNSGIAGINDQTEDFTEPAPGPNCVLSANYFENTDMFKVYPNPANNNLNISILNYSGKLNIQLFDLNGRVVVEQKVDSFNLESTINIQSLQAGVYMLKVQGDNLSYTQKIIKQ; the protein is encoded by the coding sequence ATGAAAAAAACATTACAATTTTTTGTTTTGTTTTCGGTGGGTCTGGTAACTTTTGCTCAAGACTATAATTCGAAGGTTCAGGAGTATCTGAACACTAACAGACAAAAATTAGGATTAAGCCAATCTGATGTGAATGATTGGTTTGTTGAAAGTACTGCAAACAGTGAAGCGACTGGTATAACCAATTACTACGTAAAACAAAATTATCAAGGAGTTGAAGTTTTTAATTCAGTTTCTAATTTCTGGATTAAAAATGATGCGGTAATAAATGCGGATGTGAAATTTGTTCAGAATTTAAGCTCAAAGATAAATACAGCTACACCTGTTGTAGATGTATTAGAAGCTTTCAATTATGCACATCAAAACTTAGGAGAGAATGCAGTTTCTCACCAGGTGCTCGATTATAACGGAGGTCGAATTGTACTTTCTAACGGAAATTTGGATGATTCAGCTACGGCTAAAATAGTTTATGCTTCAGTAAATGATTATTTGCACTTAGCTTGGGATCTGACATATTACTCTCAAGATTATAAACATCTATGGAGCGTTAGGATTGATGCAGTAAACGGAGAACTTTTGGAAAAACACGACTGGGTTATTTCTTGTGACTTTAAAGGATGTGCTGATCCGGAACATCATCATGATTCACAAAATTTCTTTTCATACAAAAAAATGTTTAATGTACCGACAACTACACTGTTAAGTGAGTCAAGTACATATAATGTTTTACCTTTTGAAATAGAAAGTCCTAATCACGGTTCCAGACAATTACTGTCCAGTCCTTACGACTTAGTGGCTTCGCCTTACGGATGGCATGATATAAATCAAATTGACGGAGCAGAGTATACATATACCAGAGGTAATAATGTTTTTGCTCAAGAAGATCAGAACGGGAATAACGGAAACGGAAATTATCCTGACGGAGGTGCTAGTTTAGTATTCGACTTCCCTTATGGAGGTATAGGTGTTGCTGCGACAACTTATACTGATGCTGCGACAACGAATTTGTTTTATATGAACAACATCATGCACGATGTTTGGTACCATTACGGATTTAATGAAGTTAATGGTAATTTTCAAAAGAATAATTACGGTAACGGAGGAACAACAACTTTCTTTGGTGATTTTGTTTATGCTGATGCTCAAGATGGAAGCGGAACGAATAATGCAAACTTTTCTACACCTGTTGATGGTTCAAGCCCTAGAATGCAAATGTATTTATGGGATGTAGGACCTGTTCCTTATTATTTGACAATAAATTCGCCATCTTCGATAGCCGGAGATTATTATGCGGCAGATAATGCTTTTGATCCGGGGCATATAGATTTACCTGCTCTTCCGGGATTGACTACTGATTTAGTATTGTATCAGGATGCAACTCCTGATAATACCGATGCTTGTGAAACAGCAGTAAATGCTGCTCAATTAGCAGGTAAAATCGTAGTGATTAGAAGAGGAACATGTAATTTCACGGTTAAAGTGTTAAATGCACAGAATGCAGGAGCTGCAGCTGTTATCATTGTTAATAATGATACTGCAAACCCGAACCAATATGTAAACATGTCGGGAGCAGATGCTGGAATTACTATTCCGGCTGTTTTTGTTACCTATAACATAGGGGAAGCATTAATTGCGGAAATGGCTTCCGGAACTGTAAATGCTACATTGAAAAACGATGATGTTACATTTATCAATTCTGATGGAGATTTTGATAATGGAGTTATAGCTCACGAATATACTCATGGTATATCAACTCGTTTGACAGGCGGAGCATCAAATTCTTCTTGTTTGCAGAGTTCAGAACAAATGGGAGAAGGATGGTCTGATTGGGCAGCATTGATGATGCAAGTACAGGCAGGAGACCAACCTACTGATGTAAAAGGGATCGCTACATTTTTATATAGTGAGCCTACAAACGGAACAGGTATCAGACAATATCCTTATTCAACCGATATGTCTATAGATCCTTTAACTTTTGGAGATACAAACGGAATGTGGTATACATATAACGGTTCAGATTATATAGATGTGCACTCAGTAGGAACAGTGTGGGCTACTATGCTTTGGGACTTAACATGGGCGTATATTGATAAGTATGGTTTTGATCCTGATAAATATAACGGAACCGGAGGTAATAATAAAGTAATGCAGTTAGTATTAGATGCAATGAAATTACAGCCTTGTAACCCATCTTTCGTTAGTGGTAGAGATGCTATTATTGCAGCTGATCAGGCAACAACAGGAGGTGAGGATTATTGTATGATCTGGGAAGTATTCGCCAGAAGAGGTCTTGGGGTAAATGCTTCATCAGGAACAAATAGCGGAATAGCAGGTATTAATGATCAAACAGAAGATTTTACTGAGCCTGCACCGGGTCCGAACTGTGTTTTATCAGCTAATTATTTTGAGAATACGGATATGTTTAAAGTATATCCTAACCCGGCGAACAACAACTTAAATATTTCCATCCTGAATTATTCAGGTAAATTAAACATTCAGTTGTTTGATTTGAATGGAAGAGTTGTTGTAGAACAAAAAGTAGATAGCTTTAATTTAGAAAGTACAATCAATATTCAGTCGTTGCAAGCGGGTGTTTATATGTTGAAAGTTCAAGGCGATAATTTAAGTTATACGCAAAAAATCATCAAGCAATAA
- the dgt gene encoding dGTP triphosphohydrolase, protein MQWEQLLSLKRQGDTTKRLRSEQDDTRLGFEVDYDRIIFSTAFRSLQDKTQVIPLSKTDFVHNRLTHSLEVSVVGRSLGRLVGKKILEKYPHLQSVHGYHMNDFGAIVAAAALMHDIGNPPFGHSGEKAIGEYFKTGVGAKFKDKMTAKEWQDLVDFEGNANGFSVVSTSREGVEGSIRLTYATLGAFMKYPKESLPKKPTSKICDKKYGFFQQDKVFFKEVAEELGLIPNKSGEDIGYERHPLAFLVEAADDICYTIIDFEDGINLGLIEEDYALEFLVKLVQHSIDKSKYNALKTKEDRISYLRALAIGSLISDAVQVFLTYEEEILKGEFTVSLMDKSKYKAQMDDIIAISVKKVYQSKEVVEKEIVGYNVINGLLTAFCEAYYNKMNGTESNYDKLVLKLLPEKFQVEKGTVYEQLLHVCHFVSLLTDGKVIQFFKLTQGNL, encoded by the coding sequence ATGCAGTGGGAACAATTACTTTCTTTAAAACGACAAGGAGATACTACAAAAAGATTGCGTTCTGAACAAGATGATACACGTTTAGGTTTTGAAGTGGATTATGACCGTATTATTTTTTCGACAGCTTTTCGAAGCCTTCAGGATAAAACACAGGTTATTCCGCTTTCTAAAACTGATTTTGTACATAACAGGCTGACTCATAGTTTAGAGGTTTCTGTAGTGGGACGTTCGTTAGGACGCTTGGTCGGAAAAAAAATTTTAGAAAAATACCCGCATTTACAATCTGTTCATGGCTATCATATGAATGATTTCGGAGCAATTGTTGCAGCAGCGGCCTTAATGCATGATATCGGGAATCCTCCTTTCGGACATTCTGGCGAAAAGGCTATAGGGGAATATTTTAAAACTGGAGTCGGAGCTAAATTTAAAGACAAGATGACGGCTAAAGAGTGGCAGGATTTAGTTGACTTTGAGGGAAATGCTAATGGTTTTTCGGTGGTTTCAACTTCCAGAGAAGGTGTTGAGGGATCTATTCGTTTAACATATGCGACTTTGGGGGCTTTTATGAAATATCCGAAAGAGAGTTTGCCTAAGAAACCAACTTCTAAGATATGTGATAAAAAGTACGGTTTCTTTCAACAAGACAAAGTTTTCTTTAAAGAAGTGGCGGAAGAATTAGGTCTCATTCCGAATAAGTCAGGAGAAGATATAGGTTATGAAAGACACCCGCTAGCCTTTTTAGTCGAAGCAGCAGATGATATTTGCTATACAATAATTGATTTTGAAGACGGAATCAACCTTGGCTTAATTGAAGAGGATTATGCTTTGGAGTTTTTAGTTAAGTTAGTACAGCATTCTATTGATAAGAGCAAATATAACGCATTAAAAACCAAAGAAGACCGGATCAGTTATTTGAGAGCTTTGGCAATAGGAAGTTTAATTAGCGATGCTGTTCAGGTTTTTTTAACTTATGAAGAAGAAATATTGAAAGGAGAGTTTACAGTTTCCTTAATGGATAAAAGCAAGTATAAAGCTCAGATGGATGATATAATAGCTATAAGCGTCAAAAAAGTATATCAAAGTAAAGAAGTAGTTGAGAAAGAGATTGTAGGGTATAATGTGATTAATGGTTTGTTAACAGCTTTTTGTGAGGCATATTATAATAAGATGAACGGAACGGAATCAAATTATGATAAATTAGTATTAAAGCTTTTACCGGAAAAATTCCAAGTAGAAAAAGGAACCGTTTATGAGCAATTATTACATGTTTGTCATTTCGTTTCATTATTAACAGACGGTAAGGTGATTCAGTTTTTTAAACTTACTCAAGGGAATTTGTGA